CGTCCGCCCCGACGCTCGTGTGGgcacggtggcggcgaggtcgtCGATCTCCTTGAGAGGCACGCAACATGCGCCCTGCCGCGCAAGTGAGGTCGAGATCTGGTTCGGCATGatgccgcggcagcggcggccccgCAGGCGGCTGGACAGGGCTACGGGCCACCACAGGCCCCTCTGTTCCGTCGCCCGACCTCACCAGCAGCCTCGAGCTCGAGCGCAtcccggccggcggccatggaAGGGGAcaaagagagaggagaaagggatgggagagagaaagaaagagaaactaCATGTAGACCCTACTTATCAGGTCCATGCAGTTTAACACAGATTATGGTGATTTGGATCTCATGTGAACTGATCAGCAAGTTTATAGATGTGGATGCATATTTTGGAAGTTTGAGGAACCGGATGACACTCGCCGCAACTTCGAGAGTTGGGGTACATTTTACTCTTTCCGATCATTCACCGTCCATCGCCAAACCACAAACCAAAaagggagagaaggaaaaaaaaacaatgtacacgcacacaatgacacagcaCAAAcacacgagagagagagagcccgGCCTCCATTCATTTATAACGTGCACAATTAACGTTACATTATTGTCGCCGTGCTGCTCTTTTATGCCGCTGTCGACTCGACCGGCACGGCACGATCGATCGAGCCATGACGACGCGATGCACGCACGCACCCGCGCACGCCATCTAACTTTTCCTCCCACATAAATGTCAAAATAAAATTTCGTCGTGTCCACAGACCACAGGCCCGGCCGCACCATGAATGGTGATGAATACTGTAGAGCTCTTCCCTCTCCTCGATCGATCGAACCCGGCCGGGCCGCGCCGCCTATTTATTGggccagaaaaaaaaactttgcaatAAGCGAGCATGCAGGAGTACGTGTCAAACGGATTTTTAAAACCTTGTTGTTGTCGTGGTACTGCtgctacagcagcagcagcaatttaTTGTGATATTAACTTATGCACGAAATCAGTATAGGGTTGTTCATGGTATGCAACTATGCATATGGACTGCACGAAATCAGAGGGTTTTGTTCCTAAAGAAAAAGGACAGAGTTTTGTACACTGGATTCTCGTACCAGCTATAGTTGTTATTATAGTGCTTTTTTAGGAATATATACTGTAAATGGCTAGTACTATaagcgtgcatgcataattaattctattCAGTAATTCATCCGAGAGTTATTAGGGGTACATTAAATTTTATAATATTGGtactatcttgtctaaaattttctaaacgaacagtttttctgggacggagggagtaatgtCTAGAGTGAAATATAACATAAAAATATTGTATTGTAAAAAAGACCGAAGAAAATTAAAGagctcatttttattttttttaatgccATGTattccctccattttaaatatACGACATTTGACATATATTTAAAAAGGACGGGGGTATGCTTTTTACATGAGGAATCAAATCAGCTTTATATATATCCGTAGAAAAAATGTACTTGACTACTTGACCACTCAACTTGTAAAACAGTAAATATATGTACTTCATGGACAGAAAAAGAGGAGGGGGGAGAGGCCGGGAGACAGGATATGAATTCATCACTCATGCATAGTGGCCTGACAAAGGCTTGTTCTGTAAATCTCGGCCGGCAAAGCCATCATAGAAACTCAATAATCACATGCAAAAAGGAGGACGCAGGCATACAGAGACACGGGGAGCGTGTGATGAATCGGTACTACTACGTTACAATAATACTCCAttgcaagaagaaaaaaaaggcaataaTAATTCAGGCAAGAGAGAGACATGATCGatcgagctagctagctagtcaGAGAAAGAACGAAGAAGATGGGTGCCGCGAGTTGCACGCATGGGCTTTGGCAGTTTGGCACCTGCGATTGCGTCGGCTGAGTGAGAGATCTTTGCTTCTACTACCTGGGCGTGGTGCTGGACGCCGAGGACTCCGGCGAGCagcggccgtcgtcgccgccgccccagcgggcagcggcgccggcgccgcagcagaggcagcagcagcagcgctgcACCACGCGGCGGTGGAAGCTGCGGTGGCACCCGCACGCCGCGCAGCGGAGCGCGGCGGTGGTGCCTTCCTCCCCCTCGGCCAGGAATTCGCGGCACCCGTCCACGGCGTGCCCGCCCATGCTCGCCGCGTGGTTCCGCCGGCACTCCCCGtaccgcacgccgccgccgccgcccccgcagcACCCGCCCGCCAGGagcgcctccggcggcggcggcgggtggcaccTCCTCAGGATCACCATCCTCTTCATCACCACACAGCCAGCTACTAGTCTA
The genomic region above belongs to Setaria italica strain Yugu1 chromosome VI, Setaria_italica_v2.0, whole genome shotgun sequence and contains:
- the LOC101776798 gene encoding mini zinc finger protein 4-like; the encoded protein is MKRMVILRRCHPPPPPEALLAGGCCGGGGGGVRYGECRRNHAASMGGHAVDGCREFLAEGEEGTTAALRCAACGCHRSFHRRVVQRCCCCLCCGAGAAARWGGGDDGRCSPESSASSTTPR